The following proteins are encoded in a genomic region of Sulfurovum indicum:
- a CDS encoding response regulator transcription factor — protein sequence MSKLLLLEDDPALSKTLIKYLAHHGYEVDWAKNGEEAIELSYACNYTLYLFDINVPVMNGIDLLTALREAEDFTPTIIISALGDIASVTKGFIAGADDYIKKPFDPDELIVRIKAKTSTLKELLQFKDFEIDIRREEIFHQGNPIHLGEVQKKIFTTLVRNHPAPVTKDELMLLLEKPSDLALRVNIAKLKKNLDIQIKNVRGVGYKII from the coding sequence TTGAGTAAACTGCTTCTTCTTGAAGATGATCCTGCCCTTTCAAAAACACTGATAAAATATCTTGCACACCATGGCTATGAAGTAGACTGGGCCAAAAATGGTGAAGAGGCGATAGAGCTCAGCTATGCCTGTAACTACACACTTTACCTTTTTGATATCAATGTGCCTGTAATGAACGGAATTGATCTGCTTACTGCCCTCAGGGAGGCAGAAGATTTTACTCCGACCATTATAATCAGTGCACTGGGAGATATCGCTTCGGTAACAAAAGGGTTCATTGCCGGAGCAGACGACTATATAAAAAAACCTTTTGACCCGGATGAACTTATTGTAAGAATAAAGGCCAAAACCAGTACATTAAAAGAACTCCTCCAGTTTAAAGATTTTGAGATCGATATCAGAAGAGAAGAGATTTTTCATCAGGGAAATCCCATACACTTGGGAGAAGTACAAAAAAAGATTTTTACAACACTGGTCCGAAACCATCCTGCTCCTGTTACCAAAGATGAACTTATGCTGCTGCTGGAAAAACCTTCTGATCTGGCACTGAGGGTCAACATTGCCAAACTCAAGAAAAATCTTGATATTCAAATTAAAAATGTAAGAGGAGTAGGTTATAAAATTATCTGA